GGAGTTGATTGCGGACTTGAAACAGGCGGAGGCGGCCTGCTGCGCGGCTGTGCCGGCGGCCTCCGTTTTGAAGTCGATAGCCGTTCTGCCTTTTGACAACATCAGCCCGGATCCGGAAAACGAATATTTCAGCGACGGGCTGACCGAAGAGGTCATCACCCACCTTTCCAAAATCCGCACACTGAAAGTTATTTCCCGCACCTCAGCTGTGCGCTACAAGGGTGTCAAAAAGCCCCTGCGCCAGATTGCCGGCGAACTGGGGGTGGAGTTCATTCTCGAGGGGAGTGTCCGCCGGCAGGGAAACGATTTGCGCATCACCGCCCAACTTATCGATGCCGTGCAGGATTCACACCTCTGGGCCGAAAAGTACCGCGGTACCATGGAAGACGTTTTCGACATTCAGGAAAAAGTGGCGGGGGAAATCACCGGCGCTTTGCGGCTCACGCTTTCCCCCAACGAGGAGAAAGATTTGAAGCAGCGCCCGACCCAGGATCCGGAAGCCTTCCAGTCCTACCTCAAGGGGCGCTACTGGTGGAACAAACGGACAGAGGAAAGTATTTGGAAAGGAATACGCTTCTTTGAGCAGGCAATTCAGAAAGACCCGCTTTACGCGTTGGCCTATGCCGGACTGGCGGATTCCTACAATATGCTCGGCTTCTACAGCATGCTGCCGCCCAAGGAGGCATTTCCCAAAGCTCGGGCGGCAGCTTTGAAATCCCTTGAAATTGACGAAAATTTGGCCGAAGCGTATCCTGCCCTGGCCTACGCCCGGCATTACCACGACTGGAACTGGAGCGGCGCAGAAAAGGATTACCAGCGGGCCCTCCAGTTAAACCCCAACTATGCATCGGCCAACCAATTTTATGGCACTTTTCTTTTGAGCATGGGGCGTACGGAAGAAGGGTTTGCCCGGATGAGAAAAGCCCTGGAACTGGATCCGCTTTCCCTCATCATCAATGCTGCTCTTGGGTGGCTGCATTATTATGCCCGTCAGTATGACCTGGCGATTGAACAGTTTAAGAAAGTGCTCGAAATGGATCCTAATTTCTTTTTGGCCCATCTTTGGATGGGGTTCGCCTACCAGGAAAAGGCGATGTATGGGAAGGCATTGGAGGAATACGAAAAAGCCAAAGCCATTTCCTCCGGTAGCCCAATCACCATTGCCTCCCTCGGCCATACTTACGCCACTTCTGGCGAGCGTGAAAAGGCCCTTGCCATGGTGGAAGAACTTTTGGAACTGCAGAAGAAACGCTATGTCTCCGCCTATTATTTCGCCTCTATTTATGCTGGACTGGGGGACAAGGATACGGCTTTCGATTGGTTCGAAAAAGCGTTTGAAGAACGGTCCCAGGCTCTGGTTTTCTTGAAAGTCGATCCCCACGTCGACCCGCTCCGCGACGACCTGCGCTTTACTGCGTTGCTTAGAAAAGTCGGCTTGGAAAAGTAGTAGAATAATCCCGTCGAATTCCCTTCAAAACCGTTATTGATGCCTTTGACACCCACCGGTCCCCCGCTTATATTCGCCTGCTCAATTGGAACCAAAAACTTGGACAGAAGGAAAATAGATGCCGATTAAAAGCGACCGATGGATAAAGGAAATGGCCCAAAAGCACCGGATGATCGTCCCCTTCGCCGACCGGCAGGTGCGGAAGGG
This genomic window from Verrucomicrobiia bacterium contains:
- a CDS encoding protein kinase, giving the protein MIGQTVSHYKILEKLGEGGMGVVYKAQDLRLDRIVALKFLPPHLGAEEDQKKRFFQEAKAASALDHPNICTIHEIDQTERGQIFICMAYYEGEPLNKKIEKGPLKTEETISISLQIAQGLAKAHRQGIVHRDIKSGNVVITADGIAKIVDFGLAKLLGNSTSAKSKTVGTPNYIAPELLRGEAADHRADLWSLGVVLYEMLTGQKPFTGEYEQAVMYAILNEIPAPLSSMRKEVPFQLENVVAKCLQKDPAGRYQKAEELIADLKQAEAACCAAVPAASVLKSIAVLPFDNISPDPENEYFSDGLTEEVITHLSKIRTLKVISRTSAVRYKGVKKPLRQIAGELGVEFILEGSVRRQGNDLRITAQLIDAVQDSHLWAEKYRGTMEDVFDIQEKVAGEITGALRLTLSPNEEKDLKQRPTQDPEAFQSYLKGRYWWNKRTEESIWKGIRFFEQAIQKDPLYALAYAGLADSYNMLGFYSMLPPKEAFPKARAAALKSLEIDENLAEAYPALAYARHYHDWNWSGAEKDYQRALQLNPNYASANQFYGTFLLSMGRTEEGFARMRKALELDPLSLIINAALGWLHYYARQYDLAIEQFKKVLEMDPNFFLAHLWMGFAYQEKAMYGKALEEYEKAKAISSGSPITIASLGHTYATSGEREKALAMVEELLELQKKRYVSAYYFASIYAGLGDKDTAFDWFEKAFEERSQALVFLKVDPHVDPLRDDLRFTALLRKVGLEK